One segment of Deinococcus yavapaiensis KR-236 DNA contains the following:
- a CDS encoding GNAT family N-acetyltransferase, translating to MTRWDETLDALENPFWHALSGPQAAFGHLRKDAARYERSVAVFAALRDDTPDAWNDLSALYAPGEVSVLFRPTTPTVPSSWSLMREGEPLQLVQLERRAAPSLPGGWTARLLTADDAPAMQDLVRATKPGPFAERTVELGGYTGVWNERDGEPHLVAMAGLRAALPSAREISAVCTHPEYRRLGLARALVAHLASELHARDILPFLHVDPDNEVALRTYATLGFVERRKIRAIVLRRAPDEAARED from the coding sequence GTGACAAGGTGGGACGAGACGCTGGACGCCCTCGAAAATCCCTTCTGGCACGCCCTGAGCGGTCCGCAAGCGGCGTTCGGACACCTGAGGAAAGACGCCGCGCGTTACGAACGCAGCGTGGCCGTCTTCGCGGCGCTTCGCGACGACACCCCGGACGCCTGGAACGACCTGAGCGCCCTGTACGCGCCCGGCGAGGTCAGCGTGCTCTTCCGACCGACGACGCCCACCGTGCCGAGCAGTTGGTCCTTGATGCGCGAAGGAGAGCCGCTGCAACTCGTTCAACTCGAGCGGCGCGCGGCGCCGAGCCTTCCCGGCGGATGGACCGCGCGTCTCCTCACCGCCGACGACGCGCCCGCCATGCAAGACCTCGTGCGCGCCACGAAGCCCGGTCCGTTCGCCGAGAGAACGGTGGAACTCGGCGGGTACACGGGGGTGTGGAACGAGCGCGACGGTGAGCCGCACCTCGTCGCGATGGCGGGTCTGCGCGCCGCACTGCCGAGCGCGCGCGAAATCAGCGCGGTGTGCACGCATCCCGAGTACCGCCGACTGGGCCTCGCGCGCGCCCTCGTGGCACACCTCGCGAGCGAGTTGCACGCGCGAGACATCCTGCCCTTCTTGCACGTGGACCCGGACAACGAAGTCGCCTTGCGAACCTACGCGACCCTCGGATTCGTGGAGCGACGAAAGATTCGCGCGATCGTGCTGCGCCGCGCTCCCGACGAGGCGGCGCGCGAAGACTGA
- a CDS encoding GNAT family N-acetyltransferase, whose amino-acid sequence MNDWLLAPTLQGRTLRLESLSEVHAARLLRHLDEETTRYLSRGAPADLSVESVAGYLRALNAVPNRVNWAVVTNDGDVAGRISYSEVRPADRWVEIGTMLTTPFRGTTVNPEAKLLLLERAFEVLGANRVHFKVDSRNERSLRAMAKLGAVREGTLRRYQVRPDGFARDSVMFSILAEEWPAVREGLRERVDAALR is encoded by the coding sequence GTGAACGATTGGTTGCTCGCGCCGACTTTGCAGGGCCGTACTCTGCGCCTCGAATCGCTTTCGGAAGTGCACGCCGCGCGCTTGTTGCGCCACCTCGACGAGGAGACGACGCGTTACCTCTCGCGTGGCGCGCCCGCCGACCTCTCCGTGGAAAGCGTCGCCGGGTACTTGCGGGCCCTCAACGCCGTGCCGAACCGCGTGAACTGGGCGGTCGTCACGAACGACGGCGACGTCGCGGGCCGCATCTCGTACAGCGAAGTTCGCCCCGCCGACCGCTGGGTGGAGATCGGGACGATGCTGACCACGCCCTTTCGAGGCACGACCGTCAATCCGGAGGCGAAGCTGCTGCTGCTCGAACGTGCCTTCGAGGTGCTGGGCGCGAACCGCGTGCACTTCAAGGTCGACAGCCGAAACGAGCGTAGCCTTCGCGCCATGGCGAAGCTCGGCGCGGTGCGCGAAGGCACTTTGCGCCGCTACCAAGTGCGTCCCGACGGGTTCGCCCGAGACTCGGTGATGTTCAGCATCCTCGCCGAGGAGTGGCCGGCGGTACGCGAAGGGCTGCGTGAACGCGTGGACGCGGCCCTTCGCTGA